The Pseudophaeobacter arcticus DSM 23566 genome includes a region encoding these proteins:
- a CDS encoding DUF6505 family protein, whose amino-acid sequence MYLARAIHFDESDQNVFANPARTGEWCISGGFEFSNWVEDDLTGKQRQAFANGWLGLETSGRVTFVAVTQIEQAELVQLSALLAQHFVTFYGAPDLATARPVAIEELKQMQDLCAENPPNTLLTVARELSDAGVKESYRSIEPQSAGLEQFAIHATPED is encoded by the coding sequence ATGTATCTCGCCCGCGCCATCCATTTTGACGAGAGCGATCAGAATGTCTTTGCCAATCCGGCCCGCACCGGGGAATGGTGCATTTCCGGCGGCTTTGAATTCTCCAACTGGGTAGAGGATGACCTCACCGGCAAACAGCGCCAGGCCTTTGCCAATGGCTGGCTTGGGCTCGAAACCTCAGGCCGGGTGACCTTTGTTGCCGTCACCCAGATTGAACAGGCGGAACTGGTGCAGCTGAGCGCGCTCTTGGCCCAGCATTTTGTGACCTTCTATGGCGCCCCGGACCTTGCCACCGCCCGTCCCGTAGCCATTGAGGAACTGAAACAAATGCAGGATCTATGCGCTGAGAACCCGCCCAACACGCTGCTCACCGTAGCAAGAGAGCTGAGTGACGCCGGGGTGAAAGAGAGCTATCGCAGCATCGAACCGCAATCGGCAGGGCTGGAACAGTTCGCCATCCATGCCACGCCGGAAGACTGA
- a CDS encoding biotin/lipoate--protein ligase family protein — protein sequence MSQLSFPPLMSGLAVTGQEDPFETACQRAILGCDAGLVTYNLGADLLRAALVFAPEVSLHKSMAMLPTCGVGLQNALGALAPPEVAVHLEWGGGLRINGGRCGRLRIAASTNDPDAIPDWLVVGLELPLWPASGDPGETPDQTALYAEGCADVQAPALLESWARHALHWIARWEEDGPEPLHAEWRGLAHGIGEEAHWHGTSGTFLGVDEDFGMLLRDADTTRLIPLTTQLET from the coding sequence GACCCCTTCGAGACCGCCTGTCAGCGGGCCATCCTGGGCTGCGATGCGGGATTGGTGACCTACAACCTGGGCGCGGATCTGCTGCGGGCCGCACTGGTCTTTGCGCCAGAGGTTTCTCTGCACAAGTCCATGGCCATGCTGCCCACATGTGGGGTCGGGTTGCAAAATGCACTGGGGGCTCTGGCCCCGCCCGAGGTCGCGGTGCACCTGGAATGGGGCGGTGGTCTGCGCATCAACGGCGGCCGCTGTGGCAGGCTGCGTATCGCCGCCAGCACCAATGACCCGGACGCCATACCAGACTGGCTGGTGGTGGGGCTGGAACTGCCGCTGTGGCCCGCCAGCGGTGACCCCGGAGAGACCCCCGATCAAACCGCGCTCTACGCCGAGGGCTGCGCTGATGTGCAGGCCCCGGCTCTGCTTGAGAGCTGGGCGCGCCATGCCCTGCATTGGATCGCCCGCTGGGAGGAAGACGGACCGGAACCTCTGCATGCTGAATGGCGTGGTCTGGCCCATGGGATCGGCGAAGAGGCGCACTGGCACGGCACCTCTGGAACCTTCCTGGGCGTCGACGAAGACTTTGGCATGCTGCTGCGTGATGCCGACACAACCCGGCTTATCCCTCTGACCACACAACTGGAGACTTGA